One Mobula birostris isolate sMobBir1 chromosome 4, sMobBir1.hap1, whole genome shotgun sequence DNA window includes the following coding sequences:
- the LOC140196242 gene encoding actin-like has product MMDFQPAIVIDNGSGLIKSGVSGEKNPRSVFFNMIGKPRQKSLIIGAGQKDFYIGEEAQVKRGVLSIKYPVEHGIVTSWDDMDKIWRYMYDNDLKIKPNERPALVTEAPLNPLGNRERMCQILFEGFEVPAMYVAIQAVLALYASGRTTGCVMDSGDGVTHTVPIYEGYCLPHAVLRLELGGRDLTEYLVRILTEGGISFVSSAEKEIVRDIKERLCYVALDLQAEMCRKPCEVEKDYKLPDGQVIKIQNQRFRCPETLFIPANIGIEAPGIDKLCFNTIMKCDIDLRRDLYANVILAGGSSLFPGIDERMLKELTKMVPTGTPVKVCAPAERKNSVWIGGSILSSLSAFQQMWITSCEYKEVGANIVHRKCF; this is encoded by the coding sequence ATGATGGACTTCCAACCCGCCATAGTCATCGACAATGGGTCTGGTCTGATCAAATCTGGCGTGTCGGGAGAAAAGAATCCTCGCTCGGTCTTCTTCAACATGATCGGCAAGCCGCGGCAGAAATCGCTCATCATAGGAGCCGGGCAGAAGGATTTCTACATTGGCGAAGAAGCCCAAGTCAAGAGAGGGGTGCTATCCATCAAGTACCCCGTGGAACACGGCATAGTCACCTCCTGGGATGACATGGACAAGATCTGGAGGTACATGTATGACAACGATTTGAAAATTAAACCGAACGAGAGACCGGCTCTGGTGACCGAGGCTCCTCTGAATCCCCTGGGCAACAGGGAGAGGATGTGTCAGATCCTCTTCGAAGGTTTCGAGGTGCCAGCCATGTACGTCGCCATCCAAGCAGTTCTGGCCCTCTACGCCTCCGGCAGAACCACGggatgtgtgatggacagtggtgATGGAGTGACCCACACGGTGCCTATTTACGAGGGCTACTGCTTACCCCACGCCGTTCTGAGGCTGGAGCTGGGAGGAAGGGATCTCACCGAGTATCTGGTGAGGATCCTCACCGAGGGTGGGATCTCGTTCGTCAGCTCAGCTGAGAAGGAGATAGTGAGGGACATCAAGGAGAGACTGTGTTACGTGGCTCTGGATCTGCAGGCAGAAATGTGCAGGAAACCTTGCGAAGTGGAGAAAGATTACAAGCTGCCGGATGGTCAGGTCATCAAGATCCAGAACCAAAGGTTCCGCTGCCCCGAGACCCTCTTCATCCCGGCCAACATTGGCATCGAAGCTCCGGGCATCGATAAACTCTGCTTCAACACCATCATGAAGTGTGACATCGACCTGAGGAGGGACCTCTACGCCAACGTGATCCTCGCCGGAGGGTCCAGCTTGTTCCCGGGCATTGACGAAAGGATGCTGAAGGAATTGACCAAAATGGTCCCCACCGGCACCCCAGTCAAAGTGTGCGCTCCGGCCGAGAGGAAAAACTCGGTGTGGATCGGAGGCTCCATCCTTTCCTCCCTGTCGGCTTTCCAACAGATGTGGATCACAAGCTGCGAGTACAAGGAAGTTGGAGCTAACATTGTGCACAGAAAGTGTTTCTAA